The proteins below are encoded in one region of Mycobacterium sp. 3519A:
- a CDS encoding Zn-ribbon domain-containing OB-fold protein: MSFPVIVNGVSVQQIALAPEISTWPAEHPQLIGSSCGKCGATAFPVQQRCPKCSAGEMSEVLLPRRGTLVAWTTQGFPPGAPYKGPTGKDFVPFGVGLVQLEDVIRVEGRLTENDPAKLQFGQEVELTMIPFTTDENGNEIVTFAFQPV; encoded by the coding sequence ATGTCATTTCCAGTTATCGTCAACGGCGTGTCAGTACAGCAGATAGCGCTCGCGCCGGAGATCTCGACCTGGCCAGCCGAGCACCCCCAACTCATCGGAAGCTCCTGCGGTAAGTGCGGGGCCACCGCGTTCCCCGTGCAGCAGCGCTGCCCGAAGTGCAGCGCCGGCGAGATGTCCGAGGTCCTGTTGCCCCGCCGCGGCACGCTGGTCGCATGGACCACCCAGGGCTTTCCGCCCGGCGCGCCGTACAAGGGCCCGACCGGTAAGGACTTCGTGCCGTTCGGCGTCGGCCTGGTGCAACTCGAGGACGTGATCCGCGTCGAAGGCAGGCTCACCGAGAACGATCCGGCCAAACTGCAGTTCGGCCAGGAGGTCGAACTGACCATGATCCCGTTCACCACCGACGAAAACGGCAACGAGATCGTCACCTTCGCCTTTCAGCCGGTCTGA
- a CDS encoding PGRS repeat-containing protein, which produces MTAVPQLTVVGAVVAAGVFSAGGSAATTQDGPIVAAMPATSQPSADALVEPHGPNATVAGAAYVEPGLELFDSTPSVAATVERLARDRGVETSTPKLFAPNVIARTNVAPKLAGSAGAVAPTAATLTTAGDIGNFIGAVVGIFISNGDEPGENGGLLIGNGADGGPGQDGGHGGLLFGNGGRGGDATERGRAGNGGHAGLVGNGGAGGAGFDVDLDIAVGLAGAGGNGGAGGVLFGTGGAGGSGGNVVSASLSIGIAGDGGDGGRGGFFGNGGAGGAGGNADGILSSIVAGAGGKGGKGGVVGAGGDGGAGGDAAVTVGEAHAGAGGDGGRGGAIGSGGDGGAGGNASATTNPDLSGDSIANGGAGGNGGKGGVITRGGAGGAGGAGTGTDEPGSTGNGGDGGQGGAGGAGAPGGPGGTGGEGTTSDGSKGADGPDG; this is translated from the coding sequence ATGACGGCTGTTCCGCAATTAACGGTGGTCGGCGCGGTCGTCGCCGCGGGCGTTTTCAGTGCAGGCGGTTCGGCGGCCACCACCCAGGATGGGCCGATCGTGGCCGCGATGCCGGCGACCTCGCAGCCCAGTGCCGACGCCCTGGTTGAGCCTCACGGCCCGAACGCGACTGTTGCGGGCGCGGCGTACGTGGAGCCCGGTCTGGAGCTGTTCGACAGCACACCGTCTGTCGCTGCAACTGTGGAACGGTTGGCGCGGGACCGAGGCGTCGAGACGTCGACGCCAAAGTTGTTCGCGCCCAATGTCATCGCTAGAACGAACGTCGCGCCGAAACTCGCGGGTTCCGCCGGTGCGGTCGCGCCGACTGCGGCGACCTTGACCACGGCCGGTGACATCGGCAACTTCATCGGTGCGGTCGTCGGCATCTTCATCAGCAATGGCGACGAGCCAGGCGAGAACGGCGGCCTGCTGATCGGCAACGGTGCCGACGGAGGTCCGGGCCAGGACGGCGGTCACGGTGGCCTGCTGTTCGGCAACGGAGGGCGCGGCGGCGACGCCACTGAGCGCGGGCGTGCGGGCAACGGAGGCCACGCCGGCTTGGTCGGCAACGGCGGTGCCGGTGGCGCGGGCTTCGATGTCGACCTCGACATTGCCGTCGGTCTCGCAGGCGCAGGCGGAAACGGGGGAGCAGGTGGTGTGCTCTTCGGCACCGGAGGCGCGGGCGGGTCTGGAGGCAACGTCGTCTCCGCATCCCTCAGCATTGGAATCGCCGGTGACGGCGGCGACGGCGGCAGGGGCGGCTTCTTCGGTAACGGAGGCGCCGGCGGCGCCGGCGGCAACGCGGATGGCATCCTCAGCTCAATCGTGGCCGGGGCGGGCGGTAAAGGCGGCAAGGGCGGTGTGGTGGGTGCCGGTGGCGACGGCGGCGCCGGTGGCGACGCAGCCGTTACGGTCGGCGAAGCGCACGCGGGTGCTGGCGGTGACGGCGGCAGGGGCGGCGCCATCGGTTCCGGCGGCGACGGTGGTGCGGGCGGGAATGCCTCTGCCACGACTAATCCCGATCTCAGCGGTGACAGCATCGCCAACGGTGGTGCAGGCGGCAACGGCGGGAAAGGCGGAGTCATAACGCGGGGCGGTGCCGGTGGTGCGGGCGGTGCTGGAACCGGTACCGACGAGCCCGGCAGTACCGGCAACGGCGGCGACGGCGGACAAGGCGGTGCGGGGGGCGCTGGTGCTCCCGGCGGTCCCGGCGGCACAGGCGGCGAGGGCACGACCAGCGACGGCAGCAAGGGCGCCGACGGCCCCGACGGCTAG
- a CDS encoding TetR/AcrR family transcriptional regulator, whose protein sequence is MASARRIGAPDAKNRGVLLDAAEQLLLEEGYAAVTSRRVAERAGLKPQLVHYYFRTMEDLFSEVFRRRAEEGLGVLKTALASPQPLWALWRFSTMPEATRLTMEFMGLANHRKALRAEIVYYAERFREEQNKAIAAALERYGIATTDVPPVVWTVFATSVSQAIVMERALGMSSGHDETFKYCEDWLRRLEGDPPGVDDHQLRSEQSAPLGP, encoded by the coding sequence ATGGCATCGGCGCGAAGAATCGGAGCGCCGGACGCGAAGAATCGCGGCGTGTTGCTCGACGCCGCCGAGCAACTGCTGCTCGAAGAGGGCTACGCTGCGGTCACGTCGCGGCGGGTCGCCGAGCGGGCCGGACTCAAACCGCAACTCGTGCATTACTACTTCCGCACGATGGAGGACCTGTTCTCCGAAGTGTTCCGGCGCAGGGCAGAAGAGGGGCTCGGGGTGCTGAAGACCGCGCTGGCATCGCCGCAACCACTGTGGGCGCTGTGGCGGTTCAGCACGATGCCCGAAGCCACCAGACTCACGATGGAGTTCATGGGTCTGGCCAACCATCGCAAGGCGCTGCGGGCCGAAATCGTCTACTACGCAGAGCGTTTCCGCGAGGAGCAGAACAAGGCGATCGCCGCCGCGTTGGAGCGCTACGGAATCGCCACGACTGACGTCCCCCCGGTCGTGTGGACGGTGTTCGCGACGAGTGTGTCGCAGGCGATCGTGATGGAGCGGGCGCTTGGCATGTCCTCCGGTCACGACGAAACCTTCAAGTATTGCGAGGATTGGCTACGCCGCCTCGAGGGCGACCCGCCGGGTGTCGACGATCACCAATTGCGAAGCGAGCAAAGCGCGCCCTTGGGACCCTGA
- a CDS encoding VOC family protein, with protein MSVLPGPIRQIGYVVTDLDEALAGWVELGVAPWVVIRDLPMSASYRGGPCETTLSLAMANSGEMQIELICQHDDTPSIFTEFLAANGPGYHQLAYWTEDFDATMKAVEEAGWPVVWSGGANFGVRFAYVEPPNSPAPVVEISELTETTRASAEFIRDAAANWDGTNPIL; from the coding sequence ATGAGTGTGCTTCCGGGTCCGATCCGTCAGATCGGCTACGTGGTCACCGATCTCGACGAGGCACTGGCAGGCTGGGTCGAGTTGGGGGTCGCCCCGTGGGTGGTCATCCGTGACTTGCCGATGAGTGCGTCGTATCGCGGCGGGCCGTGCGAGACCACGCTGTCGTTGGCGATGGCGAACAGCGGCGAGATGCAGATCGAGCTGATCTGCCAGCACGACGACACCCCGAGCATCTTCACGGAGTTCCTGGCGGCCAACGGCCCCGGCTACCACCAATTGGCGTACTGGACCGAAGATTTCGACGCCACCATGAAGGCGGTCGAGGAGGCCGGCTGGCCGGTGGTGTGGTCGGGCGGCGCAAACTTCGGAGTGCGTTTCGCCTACGTCGAGCCGCCGAACAGCCCGGCCCCGGTCGTGGAGATCTCCGAACTCACCGAGACGACTCGAGCCAGCGCCGAATTCATCCGCGACGCCGCGGCGAATTGGGACGGCACCAACCCGATTCTGTAG
- a CDS encoding zinc-binding dehydrogenase, with the protein MRAVVLRDGGLTVRETADPVPGPGQLLIRPLSAAICASDVHYMDHPNSAPRFVWDSGRDTVMGHEFIGEVVGHGPDCSGDFPIGSRVSSLPLLIRHGAEPHVIGHDPDAPGAFGQLMLVSEVLARTVPDGVPDDAVAVVDAFAVGEFYVRCSAIGPGELPLVIGAGAIGLSAVAALVSRGVGPVIVSDYNVDRLEYASKFGADVLVNPADRSPYDVWREVAADNGIPKPQVIFECVGAPGLLSDIIGSCEFLARIFAAGGWYGNDSVSVTAATHKGATVQFGGGPHPVDWYGTLDAVVSGRLDTLPSIGRVIGLDEVPDAIDAARKSQGPPRVVVHPTAS; encoded by the coding sequence ATGCGGGCGGTGGTGCTACGTGACGGCGGGTTGACGGTCCGCGAGACGGCCGATCCCGTGCCAGGGCCCGGCCAGTTGCTGATCCGGCCGCTCAGCGCGGCGATCTGCGCCTCGGACGTCCACTACATGGATCATCCGAACTCGGCGCCGCGATTCGTCTGGGATTCCGGCCGCGACACCGTGATGGGACACGAGTTCATCGGCGAGGTCGTCGGCCACGGGCCGGATTGCTCGGGTGACTTCCCGATCGGGTCACGCGTCAGCAGCCTGCCGCTGCTGATCCGCCACGGCGCCGAACCGCATGTGATCGGCCACGATCCGGACGCACCGGGGGCCTTCGGCCAGCTCATGCTGGTGTCGGAAGTGTTGGCGCGCACGGTGCCCGACGGTGTGCCCGACGACGCCGTCGCGGTGGTCGACGCATTCGCGGTGGGGGAGTTCTACGTTCGCTGTTCGGCCATCGGACCTGGCGAACTGCCACTCGTCATCGGCGCGGGCGCCATCGGCCTGTCCGCGGTCGCGGCTCTGGTGTCGCGGGGCGTCGGCCCCGTCATCGTGTCGGACTACAACGTCGACCGACTGGAATACGCCAGCAAGTTCGGCGCCGATGTGTTGGTGAATCCAGCCGACCGCTCACCGTATGACGTGTGGCGGGAAGTGGCCGCAGACAACGGGATTCCGAAGCCACAAGTCATCTTCGAATGCGTGGGTGCACCGGGTCTGCTCAGTGACATCATCGGATCCTGCGAGTTTTTGGCCCGGATCTTCGCCGCGGGCGGTTGGTACGGCAACGATTCGGTGTCCGTCACCGCGGCAACACACAAGGGTGCGACCGTTCAATTCGGCGGCGGCCCGCATCCCGTCGACTGGTACGGCACGCTCGACGCGGTGGTCAGCGGTCGACTGGACACACTGCCCAGCATCGGCAGGGTGATCGGTCTCGACGAGGTACCCGACGCGATCGATGCGGCGCGCAAGTCGCAGGGACCGCCACGCGTCGTCGTCCACCCCACCGCGTCATGA
- a CDS encoding SDR family oxidoreductase: protein MTGDFGQKYGRWAVIAGASEGIGAALADQLAARGVDLVLIARNGRLLDEVAARAREDHGVQTRVVVQDLTDPDAGATVAAATDGLEVGLLIYNAGASDRTNAFLDNELDYSLKQIKLDCIGPTVLAHHFGTAMRERGRGGIVLVSSLACLAGSATLAMYSAVKAFQHNFAEGLWAELRPHGVDVCCTPLGMTYTPAFARMGIEYDPAAHMLPEDVAGEIIANIGNGPVHVVGENNRAASSAVWTIDRRALVEMMTTASLDFASRRNA from the coding sequence ATGACCGGAGATTTCGGGCAGAAGTACGGCCGGTGGGCCGTCATCGCGGGTGCCTCCGAAGGGATAGGCGCGGCCCTGGCCGACCAATTGGCCGCGCGGGGTGTGGATCTGGTGTTGATCGCGCGCAACGGGCGTCTGCTCGACGAGGTGGCTGCTCGGGCCCGCGAGGACCACGGGGTGCAGACGCGCGTCGTCGTGCAGGACCTCACCGACCCGGATGCGGGCGCGACGGTGGCCGCTGCGACCGACGGCCTCGAGGTGGGGCTGTTGATCTACAACGCGGGCGCGTCGGACCGGACGAACGCCTTCCTGGACAACGAACTCGACTATTCACTCAAGCAGATCAAGCTGGACTGCATCGGGCCGACCGTACTGGCGCACCATTTCGGTACTGCCATGCGCGAGCGCGGTCGCGGCGGCATCGTGCTCGTCTCGTCGTTGGCCTGTCTGGCCGGTTCGGCGACGCTGGCGATGTACTCGGCGGTCAAGGCCTTCCAGCACAACTTCGCCGAAGGATTGTGGGCCGAGCTTCGACCGCACGGCGTCGACGTCTGCTGCACCCCGCTCGGCATGACGTACACCCCGGCCTTTGCGCGGATGGGCATCGAGTACGACCCGGCCGCGCACATGCTGCCCGAGGACGTGGCGGGCGAGATCATCGCGAACATCGGCAACGGTCCTGTGCATGTGGTCGGCGAGAACAACCGCGCGGCCTCGTCCGCGGTGTGGACCATCGACCGGCGCGCGCTCGTCGAGATGATGACCACGGCCTCACTGGATTTCGCATCCAGGAGGAACGCCTGA
- a CDS encoding thiolase family protein, with protein MNDVAIIGVGLHPFGRFDKTAMEMGADAIQAALTDAGVEWKDIQFGFGGSHEVSNPDAVTRLVGLTGITFTNVFNACATAASAIQQTADTIRLGKYDIGIAIGLDKHPRGAFTDDPAKLALPQWYAENGQFVTTKFFGMKANHYIHKHGISQATLAKVAAKNFRNGEKNPNAFRRKPIPEEEILNSTVLNYPLTQYMFCAPDEGAAAVIMCRGDIAHKFTDKPVYVRATEIRTRTFGAYEVHATSAPLDEDASPTVYAAKAAYEAAGIGPEDVDVAQLQDTDAGAEVIHMAETGLCADGDQEKLIADGETEIHGSMPINTDGGLIANGEPIGASGLRQVHELVRQLRGEAGDRQVPGGPRVGLAQVYGAPGTASATILSL; from the coding sequence ATGAACGACGTCGCCATCATCGGCGTGGGCCTGCACCCGTTCGGACGCTTCGACAAGACCGCCATGGAGATGGGCGCCGACGCGATCCAGGCGGCCCTCACCGACGCGGGGGTCGAGTGGAAGGACATCCAGTTCGGCTTCGGCGGCAGCCATGAAGTCTCCAACCCGGACGCGGTGACACGCCTCGTCGGCCTGACCGGCATCACCTTCACCAACGTCTTCAACGCATGCGCCACAGCGGCATCGGCCATCCAGCAGACGGCCGACACCATCCGGCTCGGCAAGTACGACATCGGCATCGCGATCGGTCTGGACAAGCATCCCCGCGGGGCGTTCACCGACGACCCCGCCAAGCTGGCGCTGCCGCAGTGGTACGCCGAGAACGGCCAGTTCGTCACCACCAAGTTCTTCGGGATGAAGGCCAACCACTACATCCACAAGCACGGCATCTCCCAGGCAACGCTGGCCAAAGTGGCTGCCAAGAACTTCCGTAATGGCGAGAAGAATCCGAATGCGTTCAGGCGCAAGCCAATTCCCGAGGAAGAAATCCTCAACTCGACAGTGTTGAACTACCCCTTGACGCAGTACATGTTCTGCGCGCCCGACGAGGGCGCCGCCGCGGTCATCATGTGCAGGGGCGACATCGCGCACAAGTTCACCGACAAACCGGTTTACGTGCGTGCCACCGAGATACGCACACGCACCTTCGGCGCGTACGAAGTGCACGCCACGTCGGCGCCGCTGGACGAGGACGCCTCCCCCACGGTGTATGCGGCCAAGGCCGCCTACGAGGCCGCGGGCATCGGCCCCGAGGACGTCGATGTCGCGCAGTTGCAGGACACCGATGCCGGAGCCGAGGTCATCCACATGGCCGAAACGGGCCTGTGCGCCGACGGCGACCAGGAGAAGTTGATCGCCGACGGCGAGACCGAGATCCACGGTTCGATGCCGATCAACACCGACGGCGGGCTGATCGCCAACGGTGAGCCCATCGGCGCGTCGGGGCTGCGGCAGGTGCACGAGTTGGTGCGTCAATTGCGCGGCGAGGCGGGCGACCGTCAGGTGCCCGGCGGGCCGCGGGTCGGCCTGGCCCAGGTCTACGGGGCGCCGGGCACCGCGTCGGCGACGATCCTGAGCCTGTAG
- a CDS encoding TetR/AcrR family transcriptional regulator, with protein sequence MAGIARSQVADQGQRRASFQQARSHQTKQSLVQAAMALWRTNGYAATTVADICRAAGVSKALFYFYFPRKEDVLFEVGVLSTDVAHAVSIEMMAKPYEVSAVITAVLASIEDTMRRSTPELIVEAILEGYRQALAGHDHLERTSVIFAEVFERAQRDGKLPPHFDVAHVANVAQSLVGEGARHWAAGKYGDRSFAEVVGRDISALIVGHQALS encoded by the coding sequence ATGGCAGGGATAGCCCGATCTCAGGTTGCTGACCAGGGTCAGCGCCGCGCCTCGTTTCAGCAGGCGCGCTCACACCAGACCAAACAGTCACTGGTGCAGGCGGCGATGGCGCTGTGGCGCACCAACGGTTACGCGGCCACGACCGTGGCCGACATCTGCCGGGCGGCGGGCGTGTCAAAGGCGTTGTTCTACTTCTATTTCCCGCGCAAGGAAGACGTGCTGTTCGAGGTGGGCGTGCTGTCGACGGACGTCGCGCACGCTGTTTCGATCGAGATGATGGCGAAACCGTACGAAGTGTCCGCGGTCATCACAGCGGTCCTCGCCAGCATCGAGGACACCATGCGCCGCAGTACCCCCGAACTCATCGTCGAGGCGATCCTCGAGGGTTATCGGCAGGCGCTTGCCGGCCACGATCACCTGGAGCGGACGTCGGTGATCTTCGCGGAGGTGTTCGAGCGGGCGCAGCGAGACGGCAAGTTACCTCCGCACTTCGATGTCGCGCATGTCGCGAACGTCGCGCAATCTCTCGTGGGCGAGGGCGCGCGGCACTGGGCGGCGGGCAAGTACGGCGACCGGTCGTTCGCGGAGGTCGTCGGCCGCGACATCTCGGCGTTGATCGTTGGCCATCAAGCGCTTTCGTAG
- a CDS encoding enoyl-CoA hydratase/isomerase family protein produces MVDLELDDGLAVITIDRPHARNAISLETMDQLEKALDGAVGAKALVLTGAGDRAFVSGGDLKELSALRTEHEAASMAFRMRTICDRIAAFPTPTVAVLNGHALGGGAEFAVAADIRLAADDVKIGFNQVALEIMPAWGGAERLVTLVGYSKALLLAGTGTVLDAAEAERIGLVDKVLPRPTFADDWRGIAKALASLPAGEIKRVMKGVSTTEAVTAFARLWVADEHWAAAEKVLKKQ; encoded by the coding sequence ATGGTCGACCTCGAGTTGGACGACGGTTTGGCGGTCATCACCATCGACCGCCCGCACGCCCGCAACGCCATCTCACTGGAGACCATGGATCAGTTGGAGAAGGCGCTTGACGGGGCAGTCGGTGCCAAGGCGCTGGTGCTCACCGGCGCCGGTGATCGCGCGTTCGTCTCCGGCGGCGACCTGAAGGAACTCAGCGCGCTGCGCACTGAACACGAGGCGGCCTCGATGGCGTTTCGGATGCGCACGATCTGCGATCGGATCGCAGCGTTCCCCACCCCCACCGTCGCGGTGCTCAACGGCCATGCCCTTGGCGGCGGCGCCGAGTTCGCGGTAGCGGCCGACATCCGACTGGCCGCCGACGACGTCAAGATCGGCTTCAACCAAGTGGCGTTGGAGATCATGCCGGCATGGGGCGGCGCGGAGCGCCTCGTCACGCTCGTCGGCTACAGCAAGGCGCTGCTGCTGGCAGGCACCGGCACGGTGCTCGACGCCGCCGAAGCCGAGCGAATCGGCTTGGTGGACAAGGTGTTACCGCGCCCCACCTTCGCCGACGACTGGCGTGGCATCGCCAAGGCGCTGGCGAGCCTGCCAGCAGGCGAGATCAAGCGCGTGATGAAGGGTGTCTCCACCACGGAGGCCGTCACGGCGTTCGCGCGGCTGTGGGTGGCCGACGAGCATTGGGCGGCTGCCGAAAAGGTCCTCAAGAAGCAGTGA
- a CDS encoding nuclear transport factor 2 family protein yields MDADREQITDVLVRYATGIDFKDWALLHTCWTEDVDVDYGEVGSYSGADAITNLMQQLHDAMGPTYHRLTNFTIAVDGDRATARCYVHAVLQAIPDDAASWVEALGHYDDELVRTSDGWRISQRTTSIARVHAGAASGARS; encoded by the coding sequence GTGGACGCCGATAGGGAGCAGATCACCGACGTGCTGGTCCGCTACGCCACCGGAATCGATTTCAAGGACTGGGCGCTGCTGCACACCTGTTGGACCGAGGACGTCGACGTCGACTACGGCGAAGTCGGCAGCTACTCCGGCGCCGACGCGATCACCAACCTGATGCAGCAACTCCACGACGCGATGGGTCCGACGTATCACCGGCTGACCAACTTCACCATCGCCGTCGACGGTGACCGTGCGACGGCGCGGTGCTACGTCCACGCTGTGCTGCAGGCGATCCCCGACGACGCGGCCAGTTGGGTTGAGGCGCTGGGACATTACGACGACGAGCTGGTCCGGACGTCCGATGGCTGGCGCATCTCCCAGCGCACGACGAGCATCGCGCGGGTGCACGCAGGCGCCGCATCGGGCGCTCGGTCATGA